From a region of the Leptospira kmetyi serovar Malaysia str. Bejo-Iso9 genome:
- a CDS encoding quinone-dependent dihydroorotate dehydrogenase: MLSSSLRQTAYSAFLKPFFLSLDPETAHELAKNLLGASQKIPGVLSVIDAMTSYRSDRLKTKVAGIEFENPLGMGAGFDKTGELYPFLSRMGFGHIEVGTITGQEQPGNPKPRVFRYPENQALINRMGFNNPGADLAEKILSSQKKGKIRGINAGKTKIVPEEKAIEDYVYTLKKLSPYADYTVINISSPNTPGLRNFQKQENFVSLIQGIRNGLGKNFKIPMFVKFAPDMEHKDLEALLETSINLKIDGVILTNTTIDKSSLKRYPNVEKEGGLSGAPLRDRSTEFVRVAYRILKGRIPIIGVGGIDSGKAALEKILAGADLIQIYTGYIYQGPFLPLRILEFLDRFLKKQDLKSVSELVGKEKDIGFNPK, translated from the coding sequence ATGCTTTCTTCTTCTCTGAGACAAACCGCATATTCCGCTTTTCTAAAGCCTTTTTTTCTTTCTCTCGATCCCGAGACGGCGCACGAGCTTGCAAAGAATCTTCTCGGAGCGAGCCAAAAAATTCCCGGAGTTTTATCGGTCATCGACGCGATGACCTCTTATCGAAGCGATCGTTTAAAAACGAAAGTCGCCGGAATCGAATTCGAAAATCCGTTGGGAATGGGCGCGGGTTTTGATAAAACGGGCGAACTTTATCCTTTTCTTTCTCGAATGGGTTTCGGTCATATCGAAGTCGGAACGATCACCGGACAAGAACAACCCGGAAATCCCAAACCGAGAGTGTTTCGTTATCCCGAAAATCAGGCCTTGATCAATCGAATGGGTTTTAACAATCCCGGCGCGGACTTGGCGGAAAAAATTCTTTCTTCCCAAAAAAAAGGAAAGATTCGAGGGATCAATGCCGGAAAGACAAAAATCGTTCCCGAAGAAAAAGCGATCGAGGATTACGTCTATACTTTAAAAAAACTTTCACCTTACGCGGATTATACGGTCATCAATATCAGTTCGCCGAACACGCCCGGTTTGAGAAATTTTCAGAAGCAGGAAAACTTCGTTTCTTTGATCCAAGGAATTCGAAACGGATTAGGAAAGAATTTTAAAATTCCGATGTTCGTTAAATTTGCGCCGGACATGGAACACAAAGACCTCGAAGCGTTACTCGAAACATCCATAAATCTAAAGATCGACGGCGTGATCTTGACCAACACGACGATCGACAAATCTTCTCTGAAACGATATCCGAACGTGGAAAAAGAAGGCGGACTTTCCGGCGCTCCTCTTAGGGATCGTTCGACCGAATTCGTACGTGTAGCGTATCGAATTTTAAAGGGAAGAATTCCGATCATCGGAGTTGGCGGAATCGATTCGGGAAAAGCGGCCTTGGAAAAAATTCTCGCGGGCGCTGACTTAATCCAAATTTATACCGGTTATATTTATCAGGGCCCTTTTCTACCGTTGAGGATTCTGGAATTTTTGGATCGGTTCTTAAAAAAACAAGATCTAAAATCCGTATCCGAATTGGTTGGAAAAGAAAAGGATATAGGATTCAATCCTAAATAG
- a CDS encoding 4Fe-4S dicluster domain-containing protein, protein MKIIFEILNILRPAKTMNYKKVSPLNPNARGIPVPVLSPTESCLSCKSCEQVCPTHSLKVISKDKISFDYGACLQCGRCSESCSDGKIIDSGFVHVYSIDREALKVTYTNGMPDERQEVETEEVKQFRKATKKTGFQFREVAASGNNTTEAEINASFNALFDSEASKIRVVASPKHADALVYSGPVGPNMEGPLDTAWETMPSPKALVAAGSEAIAGGLFKLGKLPKEPDLFIGGDPPRPDVIVSAFRYLMGTREFSFRAELAKYVQGLREKK, encoded by the coding sequence ATGAAAATTATATTCGAGATATTGAATATTCTTCGTCCCGCAAAGACGATGAACTACAAAAAAGTTTCTCCTTTGAATCCGAACGCAAGAGGGATTCCGGTTCCAGTTTTATCGCCGACCGAATCCTGTCTTTCTTGTAAGTCTTGTGAGCAGGTTTGTCCTACACATTCTCTCAAAGTGATTTCCAAGGATAAGATCAGCTTCGATTACGGAGCTTGTTTGCAGTGTGGAAGATGTTCCGAATCCTGTTCCGATGGAAAGATCATCGATTCCGGATTTGTTCACGTGTATTCCATCGATCGTGAAGCGCTTAAGGTGACTTATACGAACGGAATGCCGGACGAAAGACAGGAAGTCGAAACCGAAGAAGTCAAACAATTCAGAAAGGCCACGAAGAAAACCGGATTTCAATTCAGAGAAGTCGCCGCGAGCGGTAACAATACAACCGAAGCGGAAATCAACGCGAGCTTCAACGCTCTATTCGACAGCGAAGCGAGCAAGATTCGTGTTGTCGCTTCTCCGAAACACGCGGATGCTCTTGTGTATTCGGGACCGGTCGGACCGAACATGGAAGGACCACTGGATACCGCTTGGGAAACCATGCCTTCTCCGAAAGCGCTCGTAGCTGCGGGATCGGAAGCGATTGCCGGAGGACTTTTTAAACTCGGCAAACTTCCGAAGGAACCGGATCTTTTTATCGGAGGAGACCCTCCTCGTCCGGACGTGATCGTATCGGCGTTTCGTTATCTGATGGGAACCAGAGAATTCTCCTTTAGAGCGGAACTCGCAAAATACGTTCAAGGCTTAAGAGAGAAAAAATAA
- a CDS encoding metal (Ni/Fe) hydrogenase large subunit: MRSVTGLYPRKGKKGYNRFWLSSEGVSHETVEYSEKEAFEDTANPIWILRHSLGTDQGEEDYSSYDFERYLNADRKTDLEKFVTKKGIKDLVYKGLKVPIPASHYSHAVGPIHAGVIEPGHFRFIVKGEEIRNLDIRLGFQKRGLIDLIKGKGPKDSLPYAEAVSGDSTISYAIAFSRIFEEAQKIAIPQELDFARLALLELERIATHIGDMGAIAGDIGYYPLQGVCSLQRGIPLGVMEALTGNRFGRGALSPGKVALRKGLNRDKLNELAERIRSVTEDVAGHFERAAGASTNRERLQSCGVIRQKQVRHLGFIGMVEKCTGLSRDLRNLEKSYTFSSPISLELNRDHMRGDAWARFYLRYEELKNSSKWLVEAIPKLEAALDPKLNKSVSKSAVKKGTYYSAVEGWRGPVLVSLDLDAEGTIEEAYIREASVPNWHALELAVRGEYIGDFPLNNKSFNLSYVGVDL; encoded by the coding sequence ATGCGTAGCGTAACGGGTTTATACCCGAGAAAGGGCAAAAAAGGTTACAACCGTTTTTGGCTTTCCAGCGAAGGAGTGAGCCATGAAACCGTGGAATATTCCGAAAAGGAAGCCTTCGAAGATACCGCAAATCCGATTTGGATTTTGAGACATTCTTTGGGAACCGATCAGGGAGAAGAGGATTATTCTTCCTATGATTTCGAAAGATATCTCAACGCCGATCGTAAGACGGATCTCGAAAAGTTCGTAACGAAAAAAGGCATTAAGGATTTAGTATATAAGGGATTGAAGGTACCGATTCCAGCGAGTCATTATTCTCACGCGGTCGGACCGATCCATGCGGGCGTGATCGAACCAGGACATTTTCGTTTTATCGTAAAAGGCGAAGAGATCCGAAATCTCGACATTCGACTCGGATTTCAAAAACGCGGATTGATCGATCTGATCAAAGGAAAAGGACCGAAAGATTCTTTGCCTTATGCGGAAGCCGTTTCGGGCGACAGCACGATCTCTTATGCGATCGCGTTTTCGAGAATTTTCGAAGAAGCGCAAAAGATCGCAATTCCTCAAGAGTTGGATTTCGCGAGATTGGCTCTTTTGGAATTGGAAAGAATCGCGACCCATATCGGAGATATGGGGGCCATCGCGGGCGATATCGGTTATTATCCGTTGCAAGGAGTTTGTTCTTTGCAAAGAGGAATTCCTCTCGGAGTGATGGAAGCTCTTACCGGAAATCGTTTCGGAAGAGGCGCGTTGTCTCCGGGCAAGGTCGCGCTTCGAAAAGGACTCAACCGCGATAAGTTGAACGAACTCGCGGAAAGAATCCGTTCCGTAACGGAAGACGTCGCGGGACATTTCGAACGAGCGGCTGGAGCGTCCACAAATCGCGAACGACTTCAATCCTGCGGAGTGATTCGACAAAAACAAGTCAGACATCTCGGATTTATCGGGATGGTGGAGAAATGCACGGGACTTAGCAGAGATCTTCGTAATTTAGAAAAATCTTATACGTTTAGTTCTCCGATTTCTCTCGAATTGAACAGAGACCACATGAGAGGAGACGCTTGGGCTAGATTCTATCTTCGTTACGAAGAATTGAAGAACAGTAGCAAGTGGCTCGTGGAAGCGATTCCTAAATTGGAAGCGGCTTTGGATCCGAAACTCAACAAGTCCGTTTCCAAATCGGCCGTTAAAAAAGGAACGTATTATTCCGCGGTCGAAGGTTGGAGAGGACCGGTTCTCGTGTCCTTGGATTTGGATGCGGAAGGAACGATCGAAGAAGCCTATATCCGCGAGGCATCCGTTCCGAACTGGCACGCTCTTGAATTGGCGGTAAGGGGAGAATACATCGGAGACTTTCCGTTGAACAACAAATCCTTCAACCTGAGTTATGTGGGAGTCGACCTATGA
- a CDS encoding ABC transporter ATP-binding protein: MNQNSHSLKPEDSVIDVRNVIKRFKNTVAVNDLSLQIQKGEFVALLGPNGAGKTTLIEMLEGIQEPNGGSISILGTTWKQNETFLRSKIGLALQETRFMDRITVQETLDLFGTFYKSKKERLNEILELINLEEKQKTYVGNLSGGQRQRLALGVSILNYPEILFLDEPTTGLDPGARRDVWKILDRLRQNKTTMILTTHYMEEAETLCERIIIMDKGKILDQGTLPELLGRTDGGEIIRLSMEDGSNPESWIPSSGMYKFFWNSGKSEARIYVSAIADYLPELMRTISNSGKKLNALECHKKTLDDLFLSMTGRGLEE, translated from the coding sequence TTGAACCAAAACAGCCATTCGTTAAAACCCGAAGATTCGGTGATCGACGTTCGAAACGTAATCAAACGTTTTAAAAATACGGTCGCCGTAAACGATCTCAGTCTTCAGATTCAAAAGGGAGAATTTGTCGCCTTACTCGGACCGAACGGAGCGGGTAAAACAACTCTGATCGAAATGCTCGAAGGAATTCAAGAACCGAACGGAGGTTCCATTTCGATTTTGGGAACGACCTGGAAACAAAACGAAACGTTTTTACGTTCCAAGATCGGATTGGCTTTGCAGGAAACCCGTTTTATGGATCGAATCACGGTCCAGGAAACTTTGGATCTGTTCGGAACCTTTTACAAAAGTAAAAAGGAAAGACTGAACGAAATTCTCGAGCTGATCAATCTCGAAGAAAAACAAAAAACGTACGTGGGAAATCTTTCCGGCGGCCAAAGGCAACGGTTGGCGCTCGGCGTATCTATATTAAATTATCCTGAAATACTTTTTTTGGACGAGCCGACGACCGGATTGGATCCCGGCGCGAGAAGAGACGTTTGGAAAATTCTCGATCGTTTAAGACAAAATAAAACTACGATGATTCTCACCACACATTACATGGAAGAGGCGGAAACCCTTTGCGAAAGAATCATCATCATGGACAAGGGAAAAATTTTGGATCAGGGAACTCTTCCCGAACTTTTAGGAAGAACGGACGGAGGAGAAATCATTCGACTTTCCATGGAAGACGGTTCCAATCCCGAAAGTTGGATTCCTTCTTCGGGAATGTATAAATTCTTTTGGAATTCCGGAAAGTCGGAAGCGAGAATTTACGTTTCGGCGATCGCGGATTATTTGCCGGAGTTGATGAGGACGATTTCGAACTCAGGTAAAAAGTTAAACGCATTAGAATGTCATAAAAAAACGTTAGACGATCTTTTCCTCAGCATGACGGGAAGAGGACTGGAAGAATGA
- a CDS encoding ABC transporter permease: MKQIFQLVSIQLKEFYREPGILFWAFVFPIAMAGVLGIAFKNRGSEEVKIAILENSYQIEELKKILDSSSIEKSDSNQSNDKTATPNPGSLPSLKFLILSKQDAIRDLKRGKLNVIVERTHDGKIHFSFDSDNPNGQRDYLLILAKIRSGKTDFESQVDRLDSKGTRYIDYLVPGMLAMGVMNSCLWGVGWNLIEMRMKKLLRRMSATPMNKLYFLLSFFFTRLIVTAVESAILLGFTLLTFENSFEGSIGAALLVYLAGNFAFACIGMFIGSRAAGSQVGNGLVNAVTFPMMVLSGIFFSYQNFPEVVLPFIRNLPLTLMADSLRAVFIEGAGLMFVIPTVISLLVYGIVFLFIGSRIFRWS; this comes from the coding sequence ATGAAACAGATATTTCAATTGGTCAGCATTCAACTCAAGGAATTTTATCGGGAACCGGGGATTCTGTTTTGGGCCTTTGTGTTTCCGATCGCGATGGCGGGCGTTCTCGGGATCGCATTTAAGAATCGAGGCTCGGAAGAAGTAAAAATCGCAATATTAGAAAATTCTTATCAAATCGAAGAACTCAAGAAGATTTTGGATTCTTCTTCGATCGAAAAGAGCGACTCGAACCAATCGAACGATAAAACGGCGACACCGAATCCGGGCTCTCTGCCTTCGCTTAAGTTTTTGATTCTTTCCAAACAGGATGCGATCCGAGATCTCAAACGAGGAAAACTCAACGTCATCGTGGAAAGAACCCACGACGGAAAAATTCATTTCTCTTTCGATTCGGACAATCCGAACGGTCAGAGAGATTATCTTTTGATTCTCGCAAAAATCCGATCGGGTAAAACCGATTTTGAATCGCAGGTGGATCGACTCGATTCCAAGGGAACGCGTTACATCGACTACTTGGTTCCGGGAATGCTCGCAATGGGAGTTATGAATTCCTGTCTTTGGGGCGTGGGTTGGAATCTGATCGAGATGAGAATGAAAAAACTTTTACGCAGAATGTCTGCGACTCCGATGAACAAGTTATATTTTCTTCTTTCGTTCTTCTTTACCCGTTTGATCGTAACGGCCGTCGAGTCCGCGATCTTGTTGGGTTTTACTCTTCTTACGTTTGAAAATTCTTTCGAAGGTTCGATCGGGGCCGCGCTTCTCGTTTATCTTGCGGGAAACTTTGCGTTTGCTTGTATCGGAATGTTCATAGGTTCCAGGGCGGCCGGTTCTCAAGTGGGGAACGGCCTCGTAAATGCAGTTACGTTTCCGATGATGGTCCTTTCGGGAATCTTTTTCTCGTATCAAAATTTTCCCGAAGTCGTACTTCCGTTTATCAGAAATCTTCCTTTGACGTTGATGGCCGATTCTTTACGCGCCGTTTTTATAGAAGGGGCCGGTTTGATGTTCGTAATTCCGACCGTCATTTCTTTGCTCGTATACGGGATCGTATTTCTTTTTATAGGAAGCAGAATTTTTCGCTGGTCTTGA
- a CDS encoding glycosyl hydrolase family 18 protein: MNILRIITILSLFVGHTLWATEQTLHWNYALFVSLEKGSNSDWVDVCSKSHTISYTGNVILSNGNFKSSALPKGFLDLCKNYKTRLIPLITAAGKAGSGFLKSDRTIENATLELSNYLIRNPEIAGLHLDIEFLPSSEISNFRKFLRALKNKLAKEKVLTVAILPQIDFPNRNSVVHADILTEEAIDEFVLMSYDFHSPQTAPGPVTSFSLTKKNLEFLSERIPGSKLWLGLPLYGYFWNRNGKTRILTQKDLRKFRENSQIVSDSDGFSVLKNENGIGFISDPSTLEMFNKYLSTFGLKGTAYWRIGF; this comes from the coding sequence GTGAACATCCTAAGAATTATTACCATACTATCGTTGTTTGTCGGACACACACTTTGGGCGACGGAACAAACGTTACATTGGAATTACGCGCTCTTCGTTTCGCTGGAAAAAGGATCTAACTCCGATTGGGTGGATGTTTGTTCCAAATCCCACACGATCAGTTATACGGGGAATGTCATATTATCAAATGGCAATTTCAAATCCTCGGCGTTGCCCAAAGGATTTTTGGATTTATGTAAGAATTATAAAACTCGATTGATTCCTTTGATCACTGCGGCGGGGAAAGCGGGTTCGGGATTTCTTAAATCGGATCGAACGATCGAAAACGCGACTTTAGAACTTTCAAATTATTTAATACGAAATCCGGAGATCGCCGGTTTGCATTTGGATATCGAATTTCTTCCTTCGTCCGAGATTTCGAATTTTAGAAAATTCTTAAGGGCGTTGAAGAATAAATTGGCGAAAGAAAAAGTGCTTACGGTTGCGATCCTTCCTCAAATCGATTTTCCAAATCGAAATTCCGTCGTTCATGCGGATATTTTAACCGAGGAAGCGATCGACGAGTTTGTGCTGATGAGCTACGATTTCCATTCTCCCCAAACGGCTCCGGGTCCGGTGACTTCTTTTTCTCTGACAAAAAAAAATTTGGAATTCTTATCCGAACGAATTCCCGGTTCCAAACTCTGGCTCGGACTTCCTTTGTACGGTTACTTCTGGAATCGAAACGGTAAAACTCGGATTCTCACCCAGAAGGACCTTCGTAAGTTTCGCGAGAATTCCCAAATCGTTTCGGACTCCGACGGTTTCAGCGTTCTCAAAAACGAGAACGGAATCGGTTTTATTTCCGATCCGAGTACATTAGAAATGTTTAATAAATACCTTTCAACTTTCGGTTTGAAAGGAACCGCCTATTGGAGAATCGGTTTTTAA
- a CDS encoding M43 family metalopeptidase leptolysin, producing the protein MLGRSLVIICILCSFVWGCPIQQGKDDDTSKNLQLLFGLYAINEALYHCEAAENVRTSGSAPNFSVSNSTLSQVLLTESGAYADGGTAYLVGTVQFAGLGKDNPMGIVYTEQNHAFASNPNRFIYPLWQTSFGNLIQDNGKSESAGYRSTTTAFPVGATSGYYAPSSGYNNFISNALGADFIFPSAPSPSVITRRVTNNTVQTCEEYKFRAEPNGAFGNSNSGLSKVWQSRKKLNINLIFIPGAVTTPTTAGMATMIQTLKDIYAQSTVKIDVTVTASIAAAGASYLTIANITDDYGDVVNSLGSLYRSNPSAVQDANSLNIYVTRDYTVSSSAPAGILGISSGIPGIPVTGTPKSGMIVFIENHRTATGCGTTGQDLTCASDQIFLAKTIAHEGGHYLGLYHPVEKDVVKGRYSLDPLPETPECRDQNGNNLVGLGECLGDGFYNSGGLNLMFWAGNPTINQIQLTGEQGWVLRSHPLVY; encoded by the coding sequence ATGTTGGGAAGATCTTTAGTTATAATTTGTATCTTATGTTCTTTCGTTTGGGGTTGTCCGATCCAACAAGGAAAAGACGACGACACTTCCAAAAACCTCCAGTTGTTGTTCGGACTTTATGCGATCAACGAAGCGCTCTATCATTGTGAAGCGGCCGAGAATGTTCGGACCAGCGGAAGCGCGCCGAACTTCAGCGTTTCCAATTCCACTTTAAGTCAGGTTCTTTTAACCGAAAGCGGCGCTTATGCGGACGGTGGAACCGCGTATCTTGTCGGAACAGTTCAGTTTGCCGGTCTTGGAAAAGACAATCCGATGGGAATCGTTTATACGGAACAAAATCACGCGTTCGCTTCCAATCCGAATCGTTTTATTTATCCTCTTTGGCAGACTTCTTTCGGAAATCTGATTCAAGACAATGGAAAGAGCGAATCGGCGGGTTATCGATCGACGACGACGGCCTTTCCGGTCGGTGCGACTTCTGGATATTACGCTCCGAGTTCCGGTTATAATAATTTCATCAGCAACGCGTTAGGCGCCGATTTCATCTTTCCGAGCGCACCGAGTCCTTCCGTAATTACGAGAAGAGTCACGAACAATACGGTTCAAACCTGCGAAGAATATAAGTTCCGTGCGGAACCGAACGGTGCATTCGGAAATTCTAATTCAGGTTTGAGCAAGGTTTGGCAATCCAGAAAAAAATTGAACATCAATTTGATCTTTATTCCGGGTGCGGTAACGACTCCGACCACTGCGGGAATGGCGACGATGATTCAAACGTTGAAGGATATATACGCGCAGAGTACGGTTAAGATCGACGTGACGGTAACAGCGAGCATCGCCGCGGCCGGAGCTTCTTACTTAACGATCGCAAATATCACGGACGATTACGGAGATGTAGTCAATTCTTTAGGTTCTCTTTATAGAAGTAATCCATCCGCGGTTCAAGACGCGAACTCTTTGAATATCTATGTAACGAGAGATTATACGGTATCGAGCAGCGCACCCGCTGGAATTTTAGGAATCTCTTCGGGCATTCCCGGAATTCCGGTAACGGGAACGCCGAAATCGGGAATGATCGTATTCATCGAAAATCATAGAACCGCTACGGGTTGCGGAACCACGGGACAGGATTTAACCTGCGCATCGGATCAGATATTTCTCGCAAAGACGATTGCGCACGAAGGCGGACATTATTTGGGATTGTATCATCCCGTCGAAAAAGACGTCGTGAAAGGACGTTATTCTTTGGATCCGTTACCCGAAACACCCGAATGTAGAGATCAAAACGGAAACAATCTCGTCGGTTTGGGAGAATGTTTAGGCGACGGGTTTTACAACAGTGGTGGACTCAATCTTATGTTTTGGGCGGGAAATCCGACCATCAATCAAATTCAGTTAACCGGAGAACAAGGTTGGGTGCTTCGTTCGCAT
- a CDS encoding SDR family oxidoreductase: MKLSGNTILITGATSGIGLELAKRFAGLGNTVIALGRNKESLSRLSSVPGIETVRCDLTKPADFDKLITLIRKKYPSLNILINNAGIQFNPDFSKDPDQTDAIEKEIQTNLTIPIRLISILIPVLKSNFNAAIVNVTSGLALVPKRSAPLYCGTKAGLHMFTEALRYQLEGTNVKVIEMLPPQVDTPMTAGRGKNKLTTAALTDEFIAALEKDREYIGIGVVKYLGVALRLFPSLIYRMIKNA; the protein is encoded by the coding sequence ATGAAACTTTCGGGCAATACGATTTTAATCACAGGCGCAACTTCCGGAATCGGTTTGGAACTTGCAAAAAGATTTGCGGGTCTGGGAAACACGGTCATCGCATTGGGAAGAAACAAGGAATCGCTTTCTCGTTTGTCTTCCGTTCCCGGAATCGAAACCGTTCGATGCGATCTTACAAAACCCGCCGATTTCGATAAGTTGATTACTTTAATACGGAAAAAATATCCTTCGCTTAACATTTTGATCAACAACGCTGGAATTCAATTCAATCCGGATTTTTCCAAGGACCCCGATCAAACGGATGCGATCGAAAAGGAAATCCAAACCAACTTGACGATTCCGATTCGTCTGATTTCCATTTTGATTCCCGTTTTAAAATCGAATTTCAATGCGGCGATCGTCAACGTAACCTCGGGTCTGGCGTTGGTTCCGAAACGTTCCGCACCTCTTTATTGCGGAACGAAAGCCGGGCTTCATATGTTTACGGAAGCGCTTCGTTATCAACTCGAAGGAACGAACGTAAAGGTGATCGAAATGCTTCCTCCTCAAGTCGATACGCCGATGACCGCAGGACGAGGAAAGAATAAGTTGACCACCGCCGCGCTTACGGACGAGTTTATCGCCGCGTTGGAAAAGGACAGGGAATATATCGGAATCGGAGTCGTAAAGTATCTCGGAGTAGCGCTTAGACTATTTCCTTCCTTGATTTACAGAATGATCAAAAATGCATAA
- a CDS encoding fructosamine kinase family protein, translating into MVIKAGLEEAICDGLERLGIVNSGSRPKVRFHSSSLNEIYLATVPHHTFAVKVIANKEMAETEKESLEQLFRIGARVPECYGIVQAGVSWLLVMDYIESGATTSGAREDLIRSLKLLYRKDSNSWGWKRNNFIGTLPQKNRWHSSFREFFWESRLTTQLDMAIARRLITAKDVENVTEVFQKFTEEWSLDQSRPRLIHGDLWSGNILTGKNGHSYLIDPSISFSHPEQDLAMLNLFGSSLNLEEMQQILSSCGIDDPEHLKDRIPFWQMYPVLVHINLFGPSYLSSLRQILRYYGKS; encoded by the coding sequence GTGGTCATCAAAGCGGGTTTAGAAGAAGCGATCTGCGACGGTTTGGAAAGACTTGGAATCGTAAATTCCGGGTCCAGACCCAAAGTACGTTTTCATTCCTCCAGTCTAAACGAAATCTATCTCGCAACCGTTCCTCATCATACCTTTGCCGTTAAGGTCATCGCAAACAAGGAGATGGCAGAAACCGAAAAAGAATCCTTGGAACAACTCTTTCGAATCGGCGCTCGTGTTCCAGAATGTTACGGGATCGTTCAGGCCGGAGTTTCCTGGCTTTTAGTAATGGATTATATCGAATCCGGCGCGACAACCTCCGGAGCTCGCGAAGATTTAATCCGAAGTCTGAAACTTCTCTATCGAAAGGATTCGAATTCTTGGGGATGGAAAAGGAATAATTTCATTGGAACGCTTCCGCAAAAGAATCGTTGGCATTCGAGTTTTCGGGAATTCTTTTGGGAAAGTCGCTTAACAACTCAATTGGATATGGCGATCGCAAGACGATTGATTACGGCCAAGGACGTGGAAAACGTTACGGAAGTATTTCAAAAGTTTACGGAAGAATGGTCCCTCGATCAAAGCAGACCGAGATTGATCCACGGAGATCTCTGGTCCGGAAATATTCTCACCGGAAAAAACGGACATTCCTATCTGATCGATCCTTCGATTTCGTTTTCTCATCCCGAACAGGATCTTGCGATGTTGAACTTATTTGGAAGTTCCTTAAATCTGGAAGAGATGCAACAAATTCTTTCCTCTTGCGGCATAGACGATCCGGAACATCTTAAGGATAGAATTCCTTTTTGGCAGATGTATCCCGTTTTGGTCCATATCAATCTGTTCGGTCCTTCTTATCTTTCTTCACTCAGACAAATTCTTCGCTATTACGGTAAAAGTTAA
- a CDS encoding proton-conducting transporter membrane subunit, producing MNLLVLNGIGIAVLFLILLAYILAPTKGQRQITMWSFLMILCTGLTFAAWNLEGFALQWVLIEATTFTGALLVSSSRTSKSFPIAWKFLLINSFGLGIAFLGIIIVTATLHGIDHPVEVLAGKLSEHPENLWIEIGLWLAIFGYSAKLGLFPNHVWVVDTYGESPSQISALIASFVPVAVSYALRPFIHMDHQLYPTTFSAADGLLILGIVTMLQSIVALYQRNDLRMMTAKVALFHSGAIGIFLWMDLSDSIFNFVMAGNIVLKSVLFLTMGIVRMDAGKRELSKIFLSESINKKALALYTASLFVAFVLPGSPIFVNDLLLLKMGWNQGQWFVITVPFLGLIFFGVLLYKTVPLFNLEDRPFAKEFAGTLQIRMTNSLLLFIMVLGLGVWGFYHLLQGEF from the coding sequence ATGAATCTTCTCGTTTTAAACGGAATCGGAATTGCGGTTCTATTCCTGATTCTTCTCGCTTATATTTTGGCGCCTACCAAGGGTCAAAGGCAGATCACGATGTGGTCTTTTTTGATGATCCTCTGCACGGGTTTAACCTTCGCGGCTTGGAACTTAGAAGGATTCGCGCTCCAATGGGTTTTGATCGAAGCGACAACCTTTACCGGGGCCTTGCTCGTATCTTCAAGCCGAACTTCGAAATCGTTTCCGATCGCTTGGAAATTTCTTTTGATCAATTCCTTCGGTCTTGGGATCGCGTTTTTGGGAATCATCATCGTAACCGCAACGTTACACGGAATCGATCATCCCGTAGAAGTTCTTGCCGGTAAGTTATCCGAACATCCCGAAAATCTCTGGATCGAAATCGGACTCTGGTTGGCGATCTTCGGTTATTCCGCAAAGCTCGGTTTGTTTCCGAATCACGTTTGGGTCGTCGATACATACGGCGAAAGTCCGAGTCAGATTTCCGCGTTGATCGCGTCCTTCGTTCCCGTTGCGGTGAGCTACGCGTTGCGTCCTTTCATTCACATGGATCATCAATTGTATCCGACCACGTTCAGCGCGGCGGACGGATTGTTGATCTTGGGAATCGTAACGATGTTGCAAAGTATCGTCGCGCTTTATCAACGAAACGACTTGAGAATGATGACCGCAAAGGTCGCATTATTTCACAGCGGCGCGATCGGAATCTTTCTTTGGATGGATTTGTCCGATTCGATCTTCAACTTCGTGATGGCCGGAAACATCGTATTGAAGTCCGTTCTTTTCTTAACGATGGGAATCGTGAGAATGGACGCGGGCAAAAGAGAATTGAGTAAGATCTTTCTTTCCGAATCGATCAACAAAAAAGCTCTGGCGCTTTACACGGCCTCTTTGTTCGTCGCGTTCGTTCTTCCCGGTTCTCCGATTTTCGTAAACGACCTTCTTCTTTTAAAGATGGGTTGGAATCAAGGACAGTGGTTCGTGATTACGGTTCCTTTCTTGGGACTGATCTTCTTCGGAGTTCTGCTCTACAAAACGGTTCCTCTTTTTAATCTGGAAGATCGACCTTTTGCGAAAGAGTTCGCCGGAACGTTGCAGATCCGTATGACCAACTCGCTTCTGCTTTTTATCATGGTGTTGGGTCTCGGTGTTTGGGGCTTTTATCACCTGCTTCAAGGAGAGTTTTAA